The DNA region CCTTACCTGGAGTGGCATTTAAATGAATATCCGAAAAGCCGAATTTATTTAAGTGAAGCGACACAAGGAACGACCGTGGGAGCTCTCTCGATTCAAAAACTTAGGGCAGTACCTATCGTGGTACCGTCTTTAAAGGAACAGGAGATCGTAGGGGATGTGTATAGTAATTTAATTAATAAAAAAAGATTATTAATGCAACGTATCTACATTGAAGAGAAAAGCATTAATCAACAATTGTGCTCTTATCTGCAGGGGGGCGCGTGATGACTTCTTCACAGCGATTTGGACTTCTTGATCGACTATGGTCAAGGCTTGATTATTTGGGCGGGTTTATGGAGGAATCAGCAGCTGTACGGAATTATTTTTTGGGAATTATATGTTATGGATATCTTTCGCGGAAACTTGAAAATCAAGTTAGTGATCTACTGCTTTATGATAATTGCTCATTTGAGGAAGCATGGAAAGATGAGAAAATGAATGATTATTTAAGGAAAGAACTTGTTTTGAATCTAGGATATGTTATTGAGCCCCACTACTTATATTCGACGATGGTTGATCAGATTAAGAAAGGTCTATTCAATTTAGAGTACTTTCAGTCTGGAATCAATTCCCTAAGTAGATCCATGATAGATGTATGCAGTGAAAGTAGTAGTCTTTGTTATCTATTCACTGATATGAAATTATCGTCCTCTCTATTAGGACAACATATTAAATCTGAATCTAATTTCATTACTGATACTATAATAGACATTTACGAGATCCTTTTCGAAGATGACAGTATAGATCCTCAATTTTTTGGGGAGGCTTTTGAATATCTAATCTCGCGGTTTGCGACAAGCGCAGGTAAGAAATCTGGGGAATTCTATACTCCACCTGAGATCTCTGCACTCATTGCTAAAATAGTGACAGCAGAGAAAAAAGAACTTAGGAGTGTATACGATCCAACTTGTGGTTCCGCTTCACTTCTTCTACGGATTGCGAAAGAAGCTAAAGTAGGACACTTTTACGGTCAGGAAAAAATGAGTACAATATTTAATTTGGCCCGGATGAATATGTTGTTGCACGAAGTTTCGTTTGAACGATTTGATATTTGTAACGATGAAACCTTGGAGCGACCTAAGCATATGGATATGCATTTTGAAGCGGTTGTAGCTCATCCCCCGTATAGTGCTAAATGGAGTGCCGATTCTCATTTTTTAAATGATGAACGTTTTAGGTCTTATGGTGTGCTTGCCCCACAATCAAAGGCTGATTTTGCGTTTGTCCAGCATATGGTTCATCATTTGGATTTCAAAGGAATTCTAGCCGCAATATTACCACTAGGAATACTGTTTAGGGGAGGATCAGAAGGGAAAATACGGAGTATATTCGTTGAAAAATATAATTATTTTGATGCAATCATCGGATTACCTCCTAACTTGATGTATGGCACAAGTATTCCAGTATGTATCCTTGTCATAAAAAAAAGTCGTGAAACGAATGATAGAATCATGTTTATCGATGCTTCTCATGATTATGAGAATGGAAGGAACCAGAACAAATTAAGAGATATGGATATTGACAAAATTGTCGATACCTATATTAACAAGAAACAAATCAAGGGATACTCCTACTTGGCTACTTTAGATGAGTTGAGAGATAACGACTTTAATTTGAATATTTCAAGGTATATCGATAAGGATATAGGGAGTGAAATGATTGACATTATATCTGCCAAACGGCAGCTAAAAGAAATCGATCAAAAAATAGAAAAAATCGATGATGGAATAAAATCAAAATTAAAAGAACTAGGCATTGTTTTTCTCGATCGTTAAATATGTTTTAGGCTAATTGTTACGACCATATAGGGTGCCGCATCTTTAGATAAAATGGTAATACAACTAATCAGAACACTTCGGCGAATAAAACACATTTTTGCACTGAGAGGATTGCCTCTATTCATACCATCGGAAAGGAGCTGTCTCAAAAGCCCTTGAAAACACCCATCAGTGAAGAGAACTAACACCGATACGTTCAAACGGGACAAAGCAGAGGTTCATCCTGCTTTGTCCCGTTTGCGTTTTTCCGTCATTGCGGCTTTTTTGAGCAGGTTGTGGGCAAGGCAAAGCCACCCGACCTCCAAGCTTACTTTTTGCAAGCCACGAAGCAGGAATCTTCGGAATCCCCGATTGTTTTTCATTTGCCCAAACACACTTTCAGGCTCAATCATGCGCCGAACCGACAGCGTGTATCCTTCCTCGCTACGGAGGCGTTCTCGCATCTCGTTTTTTTGCCGCATGTAGGTCAGGCTGATCGCAATCTCCCGGTCACCTTGGGCCTTGGTACATGTAGCTTTCAAGGGGCACTGGCTACAACCCTCACTTCGATAATGACGTGTCCGAATCGTGTAGCCACTCTCCGTCACCGTCCGGCTTTCATACCGAAAAGGTAACGTTTGTCCCGCCGTACAGGTCCACGTATCTAACGTTTCGTTGTAGCTCCAGTTATCCACTTTACCGATGGCTTGCTGAAAAGCCCTTGTTTTTTCTTTGTGGTATGTCCCATATTTGACGATGGCCTGAATGTTTTTCTCTTCCAAATAGCTGTAATTCTCTTCGCTGCCATACCCGGCATCGGCAATGACGGTCTTCGGTCTTTGGCCAAGCGTTTCTTCCAGATGATCCAGATGGGGTTTCAGACATTTGGTATCCGTAGGTCGCTGGTGTACGCTGTAGCCCAAAACAAACTGATTTTCTGTTCCGATCTGTACATTGTATCCAGGCTTCAGTTGACCGTTTCGCATGTGGTCCTCTTTCATTCGCATGAACGTCGCATCCGGATCAGTTTTGCTGTAGCTGCCCCGCTCACCGGCGGTTTGGATCTGATATTCATATTTTTGCAGCCGGGGTAGCAAGTCCTTCCGCAACTGACGCACGACTTTCTTGAGCGTTTTGTTCTTGTTTTTTTCGCTTAGCTTTTCCTCCAATTGCTTGACGGATTGCTCCAGCTTTTCCGCCGTGAGAGCCGAGGCTTCGCCAAGTTCAGGCAGGTCGGTTCCGGTGTGGAGGGCATCCTCGTCGTTTTCCGCCTCTTCGATGGCTTGAAATAGGGTATGTACTTTTTCTTGTAACTTAGCCTGATGCTTGACGACGGCTTTTTTCCACACAAAGGTGTAGCGATTGGCATTCGCTTCCAGCTTGGTTCCGTCCAGAAAATAGTGATCCAACGACACATATTGCTCCTGAACCAGTAGCTCCAGCACATGGGTAAACACGGTTTCCAATACCTCTTTCATCCGCTCCGAACGGAAACGATTAATGGTACGGAAGTCGGGTTTTTGCCGCCCGGTGAGCCACATGAACATGATATTTTCGCGAACCGCCTTGGCGATTTGCCGGGAAGAATAGATGCGCTGGGTGTAGGCGTAGATGATGATTTTGGTGAGCATTTTGGGATGATAGCTGTGGCGTCCACCGCCAGGGTATGCAGCGTTGAAAATGGAGTCGCTCAGGCGGCTAACTGCCTCATTCACGACACGCACGAGGTGATTTTCAGGGATATCTGTCTCCAAATCCATTGGCAAGAAAAGTTGATCCATGGTATATTGAATGTACAAAGAAACCGTCTCCTTTTGTAAGTGGTGGGTCGCACTTCCATTTTACCAAAGAACGGTTTCTTTTTGTTTTACAATTTGAAACAAAGGGGCTGTCCCTAGCCATATGATGACTTATGGGACAGCCCCTTTTTCTAGATAATTTTGGTATTAATACGTAATAGTAGATATATTAAGAACGATAGTTACTAGAAGTGGAATTAATACTGGTCTATCTATATGCCTGCGACTTAAAATGTTATTATGGCATATTCAATTGCCGTTAGAATAGTATCGTAATATATAATATAATCTAAATTAACTAATAATAGATAAGAAATTCATTATGATCGAGGTGTATACATGTCGATAAAAACCCACCAATGGGAGAGGTTTTGGTGTGAACGTACAGAATCATATAGTTTGACTGAAAAGGGATACTTAGTGGATCCATATTCCGAGTATGGTAAGGTTATTAACCATAATATAAAAACAACTAAGGAGATTTCACATTTTAAATGTGTTGTTTTATTAGGTGAGCCTGGAATCGGGAAATCAGAAAGTATTAAAAATCTAGTAAATACAGAGGATAATTATAGCAAAACTCTACATATAAATTTGAGATCCTTTGGTTCAGAGGAAAGATTGATCAAAAACTTGTTTGAAAGCCCTTTATTTTTGGAATGGGAGAAGGCAAAAGACGATTATATATATCTATATTTAGACAGTTTGGACGAGTGTTTATTAAGGATTAATCATGTTTCTTCCATACTGGCAGATGAACTTCAGAAATATGATGTGAAACGCATTTACCTAAGAATTGCTTGCCGCACCTCAGATTGGCTACACCAGTTAGAAAATGATCTTGTAGAGCTTTGGGGGAAGGATCAGTTCTTGGCGCTTGAGCTCCTACCATTACGTGAAAAGGATGTTATCGAGGCAGTAAAGGACAAGGATTTACACATCGATAATTTCATGAGTGCACTGTCTGAAAATGATATTGTCCCTTTTGCAATCAAGCCTGTAACGTTACAAATGCTAATTGATATATATCAGAAGAGTGGGAGATTTCCCGAAACACAAAGTGAAATATATCTTCAAGGATGTCAGATCCTATGTGAAGAACCGAATGAGACCCGTAAAAGAGTAGCTCAAGTTGATCCAAGGAGAAGATTGACTATAGCTTCTAGAATAGCTGCATTAACTGTATTTACTAATAAATATGCTATAGAGTATAGCAGCAGTATACGAACCGAAGCAGATGAAGATATTCAAATATCAGATATTATAGATGGATCAAATAGAACCCTAGAAGATGTATTAGTATTAAATGAAAGTGATGTTCTTGAAGTACTCTCAACAGGACTTTTTACTTCAAGAGGAATTAATCGTCTGGGATGGGCTCATCAAACTTACGCAGAGTATTTAGCAGCTTTATATATTGTAGAGAATAAACTGGAATTAGAGCAGATAATTAGCTTGATTAGACACCCAGAGGACGGGCATATAGTTCCGCAGTTGTATGAAGTAGCTTCTTGGTTGGCTTCATTTAATATGGATATTTTTAAGTATATTTGTAATCATGATCCAGAAGTGCTACTAAGTAGTGACATCAAAGGAACAGGCGATACAGCAAAAAAGGAACTGGTTGCAGCTCTGTTAGATAGATACGATTCTGGTCTAATTCATGATGGAAATTACGAGATCATTCGTTACTTCGATAAGTTATGGCACAACGACTTAGGATCGCAGTTAGAGCCCTATATAGTGGATAATTCCAAAAATATGATAGTTAGAAGAGTTGCGATACGTATAGCCAAGGTGTGTAATATAACAGAAGTAAAGCAACATCTTCTTGATCTTACATTCAATAAAAAAGAAGAGTACTATTTACGTGTAGCAGCAGTTAGCGCTTATATAAAAATGTGTGATGATATAGAGATTGAAAAGTTGCTCCCCCTAATTCGTTTTGACTACGATGACCATCCTGACGAAGAATTGAAAGGGATGATATTAAAGGCTTTGTGGCCTAATTACCTTTCTAGTCAGGAGCTATTTTCAAGTTTGAATTTACCAAAGAGGAGTAATTTAATAGGATTGTATCGAGACTTTATAAGTCATGATATCATTACGACGCTCCATGATGAGGACTTACCATTCGCATTAGAGTGGATAGAACAATTCGTTGATGTTCATAGAGTAAAGTCAACCATCCAGGATTTATTCAATGAAATTATGGGGAGGGCTATAGAACTTTTAGAGATCCCATCTATTTTGGGGCCATTTATGAGAGTGGTGAAAAAAAGGATTAAACACTTTGATCATTTTGAATATCTACCAAGACTCCATAATGATGAGGTTTTAAGAAAATCGATTATTACCAGATTAATTAAAGAAATTGAAAATCCTTCGGACGCGATATATATTTCATCATCAGCGCTTTTACGTTCCTCTGATTTTGCATGGCTATTAGAAAAAATGCGCATGATAAAAGAAATTGAAATTCAAAGAGAATATGCAAAGGTTATAAGCAGAGTATTTAACCCGAATGATTACGGGCAGGTACATTTATTAATTGTTGCGGCTCAAGAGAATGATATAATAGCCCAAGAATTTAAGTATTATTTTGAGAGTATTCAAATAAACTCGGAAAAAGGAATAAAATTAAAAGAAAACTACTATTTCTTAAGAACCAGCAATCAAACAGAGAGAGTTGAAATACCACCTTTATCACAAAGAATTAATAGATATCTGTCGCAAATTGAATCAGAAAATATTGAGGCATGGGGACGCCTTTGTTACGAGCTTTCTTTTGATAAGGATGGTGGTGGTTCAAATGAGCTGGAGTCAAATTTAAAGAATTATGATAGCTGGTTAGAATTAAATGAAAATGATCGGAAAAGAATTATTGATTGTTCTGAAATCTATATAAAATATATGAAATTTAAAAGAGATCAATGGTTCGGAGAGAAATTCAATAAGTCATTTATGGCCGCTTATAAAGCACTAAGATTAATCTACGATTCAAAGTATAAAGTTATACTCGAACTAAACCATGATGATTGGAAAAGTTTATCACCAGTGCTTCTAACGCAGTATGCTGACTCAAATCAAGAAAAATCGGTTCAGCTAGAACTTATTGAATTAGCATACTCAAGAATTCCTGATCAGGTAATATCTGATTTGTTAATCCTTATGCAGGAGGAGAACAAATCTCATAATAACATTTTTGTGAATGAACTAATTGCTAATTGTTGGGATGAAAAAATGAAAAGCGCCATCTTTAATTTTTTTATATCCCATG from Paenibacillus sp. JNUCC-31 includes:
- a CDS encoding type I restriction-modification system subunit M, which translates into the protein MTSSQRFGLLDRLWSRLDYLGGFMEESAAVRNYFLGIICYGYLSRKLENQVSDLLLYDNCSFEEAWKDEKMNDYLRKELVLNLGYVIEPHYLYSTMVDQIKKGLFNLEYFQSGINSLSRSMIDVCSESSSLCYLFTDMKLSSSLLGQHIKSESNFITDTIIDIYEILFEDDSIDPQFFGEAFEYLISRFATSAGKKSGEFYTPPEISALIAKIVTAEKKELRSVYDPTCGSASLLLRIAKEAKVGHFYGQEKMSTIFNLARMNMLLHEVSFERFDICNDETLERPKHMDMHFEAVVAHPPYSAKWSADSHFLNDERFRSYGVLAPQSKADFAFVQHMVHHLDFKGILAAILPLGILFRGGSEGKIRSIFVEKYNYFDAIIGLPPNLMYGTSIPVCILVIKKSRETNDRIMFIDASHDYENGRNQNKLRDMDIDKIVDTYINKKQIKGYSYLATLDELRDNDFNLNISRYIDKDIGSEMIDIISAKRQLKEIDQKIEKIDDGIKSKLKELGIVFLDR
- a CDS encoding IS1182 family transposase, with amino-acid sequence MYIQYTMDQLFLPMDLETDIPENHLVRVVNEAVSRLSDSIFNAAYPGGGRHSYHPKMLTKIIIYAYTQRIYSSRQIAKAVRENIMFMWLTGRQKPDFRTINRFRSERMKEVLETVFTHVLELLVQEQYVSLDHYFLDGTKLEANANRYTFVWKKAVVKHQAKLQEKVHTLFQAIEEAENDEDALHTGTDLPELGEASALTAEKLEQSVKQLEEKLSEKNKNKTLKKVVRQLRKDLLPRLQKYEYQIQTAGERGSYSKTDPDATFMRMKEDHMRNGQLKPGYNVQIGTENQFVLGYSVHQRPTDTKCLKPHLDHLEETLGQRPKTVIADAGYGSEENYSYLEEKNIQAIVKYGTYHKEKTRAFQQAIGKVDNWSYNETLDTWTCTAGQTLPFRYESRTVTESGYTIRTRHYRSEGCSQCPLKATCTKAQGDREIAISLTYMRQKNEMRERLRSEEGYTLSVRRMIEPESVFGQMKNNRGFRRFLLRGLQKVSLEVGWLCLAHNLLKKAAMTEKRKRDKAG
- a CDS encoding NACHT domain-containing protein, whose translation is MSIKTHQWERFWCERTESYSLTEKGYLVDPYSEYGKVINHNIKTTKEISHFKCVVLLGEPGIGKSESIKNLVNTEDNYSKTLHINLRSFGSEERLIKNLFESPLFLEWEKAKDDYIYLYLDSLDECLLRINHVSSILADELQKYDVKRIYLRIACRTSDWLHQLENDLVELWGKDQFLALELLPLREKDVIEAVKDKDLHIDNFMSALSENDIVPFAIKPVTLQMLIDIYQKSGRFPETQSEIYLQGCQILCEEPNETRKRVAQVDPRRRLTIASRIAALTVFTNKYAIEYSSSIRTEADEDIQISDIIDGSNRTLEDVLVLNESDVLEVLSTGLFTSRGINRLGWAHQTYAEYLAALYIVENKLELEQIISLIRHPEDGHIVPQLYEVASWLASFNMDIFKYICNHDPEVLLSSDIKGTGDTAKKELVAALLDRYDSGLIHDGNYEIIRYFDKLWHNDLGSQLEPYIVDNSKNMIVRRVAIRIAKVCNITEVKQHLLDLTFNKKEEYYLRVAAVSAYIKMCDDIEIEKLLPLIRFDYDDHPDEELKGMILKALWPNYLSSQELFSSLNLPKRSNLIGLYRDFISHDIITTLHDEDLPFALEWIEQFVDVHRVKSTIQDLFNEIMGRAIELLEIPSILGPFMRVVKKRIKHFDHFEYLPRLHNDEVLRKSIITRLIKEIENPSDAIYISSSALLRSSDFAWLLEKMRMIKEIEIQREYAKVISRVFNPNDYGQVHLLIVAAQENDIIAQEFKYYFESIQINSEKGIKLKENYYFLRTSNQTERVEIPPLSQRINRYLSQIESENIEAWGRLCYELSFDKDGGGSNELESNLKNYDSWLELNENDRKRIIDCSEIYIKYMKFKRDQWFGEKFNKSFMAAYKALRLIYDSKYKVILELNHDDWKSLSPVLLTQYADSNQEKSVQLELIELAYSRIPDQVISDLLILMQEENKSHNNIFVNELIANCWDEKMKSAIFNFFISHDLAPQSKKAILEDLLLHQVNGVEEYILTEIESILANGNIEKKRVAILGAVALCNYSSQGWERVWNFNTQTEFLKEVFLAVADEGQALLKLNSVKESLLADLYLWLVNHFPHEEDPKYEDDEMAHFVGPRESLTELRDNILKLLKMRGTKESQFEYKRVVDELPHLGWLKWGLTEVNQAARRNTWSPPRPIDIILLASNKEKRLVRSGEELLDVIIDALDRIEKRLHGATPEVRSLWNDLGNGKFTPWNENEFSNYIKQRLDDEIRGRGIITNREVELQPTLGSEIGERTDIHVDAILTNNNKYEKITVIIEVKGNWHSELLRAMQEQLSNRYLQEGKSLYGLYLVAWFDSDKWDPNDPRKRKSSKHDITEVNRVLQEQAENLSTNKLIKQYVMNVTY